One part of the Nicotiana tomentosiformis unplaced genomic scaffold, ASM39032v3 Un00002, whole genome shotgun sequence genome encodes these proteins:
- the LOC138903785 gene encoding uncharacterized protein: MLLQITCQDKATQTDPDNTMKNLLLAMTTLCKKVESMDEEIQIIRKTASSQQHDSKKAEIRRSEVSKIPELEGDVEKHLKTHNSLLNTVAGSSTASSSSAKKKEEIKPRYTNINMNNLFSKPFVQKRRNYEESDRIFRNTNR, encoded by the coding sequence atgttgttgcagattacttgtcaagacaaagctacccaaactgATCCAGATAATACAATGAAAAATCTACTCTTAGCCATGACTACACTTTGTAAGAAAGTGGAAAGTATGGATGAAGAGATACAGATAATAAGAAAAACAGCTAGTAGTCAGCAGCATGACTCAAAAAAAgcggagataagacgatcggaagtctctaaaattccagagctagaaggtgacgttgagaaacacctaaaaactcataacagtttgttaaatacagttgcaggaagcagcacagctagcagttcatctgcaaagaagaaggaagaaattaaGCCTAGATACACAAACATAAATATgaacaatttattttcaaaaccattcGTACAGAAAAGAagaaattatgaagaatcagatagaatttttaggaatacaaatagataa